A stretch of Blautia liquoris DNA encodes these proteins:
- a CDS encoding MBL fold metallo-hydrolase, whose amino-acid sequence MSDFYKDNMNLYQINGFDIQEVAKDVYAIDEFGIDIMYLVIGTKKALLIDTGIGLGDIRAVVETMTDLPYVVVNTHHHYDHAGGNGHFDCVYAPENAISVIKSQNNVKQRQEFFEEQKARMEYNHMASLTYDAKFVKQYNLKGIREGDRFLLGNRELEVIETPGHTKDSICLLDSENRILFSADTIVSTPTLIFDSYSDTMENYLLSLKKLRDRRDEYELIFPGHYLRPIGELYIDHMIKCVEEVLNGHLLDHIHENKSAEKTEYIHRYGLASVLYNKGRI is encoded by the coding sequence ATGAGCGATTTTTACAAAGATAATATGAATTTATATCAGATAAATGGATTTGATATCCAAGAAGTAGCAAAAGATGTCTATGCGATTGATGAGTTTGGCATTGATATTATGTATCTGGTCATTGGTACTAAAAAAGCTCTATTGATTGATACTGGGATCGGATTGGGGGATATTAGAGCTGTGGTTGAGACTATGACTGACCTGCCTTATGTTGTAGTGAATACTCATCATCATTATGATCATGCTGGAGGAAATGGGCACTTTGATTGTGTCTATGCTCCTGAAAATGCAATCTCTGTGATTAAAAGTCAAAATAATGTGAAACAGCGGCAGGAGTTTTTTGAAGAACAGAAAGCCAGAATGGAATATAATCATATGGCGAGTCTTACATATGATGCAAAGTTCGTGAAACAATACAACTTAAAGGGAATCAGAGAAGGTGACCGATTTTTACTTGGGAATCGAGAGCTAGAGGTCATCGAAACGCCAGGACACACAAAAGACAGCATTTGCCTTTTGGATTCGGAAAACAGGATTCTTTTTTCAGCGGATACCATTGTCAGCACGCCGACGCTGATTTTTGACAGCTATTCGGATACAATGGAGAATTATCTGCTATCATTGAAGAAACTAAGAGATAGAAGAGATGAGTATGAACTTATTTTTCCGGGACATTATCTGCGGCCAATTGGTGAACTATACATTGATCATATGATAAAATGTGTGGAAGAGGTCCTGAATGGTCATTTATTGGATCATATTCATGAGAATAAATCTGCAGAGAAAACAGAATATATTCATCGGTATGGACTGGCTTCGGTTCTCTACAATAAGGGGCGTATATAG
- a CDS encoding carbohydrate ABC transporter permease, translating into MAKEISKKSTVKSIICLLAGLIFMLPVFLIVMNAFKPNKEILTSFLSLPKSLYLDNFKQAMDSMNFSTAFRNTLFVTAFTVLIACIISFTSAYGISHLDGKLGDGLYLLFVLGHIIPFHAVMIAISILAKNLNLTNTHLGLIIFNSGFFTSFGVMTYVGFLKSVPRELEEAAAIDGASPFRTMTQIILPLVKSSTVTLVILYFLWTWNDLLLPTIIISDESLRTITVNLYMFKTTTNAQWNLLIAGLTVSMIPIIVIYIAGQKYITSGLTAGAVK; encoded by the coding sequence ATGGCAAAAGAAATTAGTAAAAAAAGCACAGTAAAAAGCATCATCTGTCTTTTAGCAGGATTGATCTTTATGTTGCCCGTTTTTTTGATTGTCATGAATGCATTCAAACCCAATAAGGAGATTTTAACTTCTTTTCTTTCTCTGCCAAAGAGCCTTTATCTGGATAATTTCAAACAGGCAATGGATAGTATGAATTTTTCTACAGCCTTCCGAAATACTTTATTTGTGACGGCTTTCACGGTTCTAATAGCGTGCATAATATCGTTTACCAGTGCATATGGGATCTCACATCTGGATGGAAAACTTGGCGATGGTTTGTATTTACTATTTGTATTAGGTCATATTATACCGTTTCATGCGGTGATGATCGCAATTTCTATTCTGGCTAAAAATTTGAATTTGACTAACACTCATCTGGGACTTATTATTTTTAACAGTGGATTTTTTACTTCTTTTGGGGTCATGACTTATGTGGGATTTCTGAAAAGTGTTCCAAGGGAGCTTGAGGAGGCGGCTGCCATTGATGGCGCTTCTCCGTTCCGCACCATGACGCAAATTATTCTTCCTCTTGTGAAATCGTCTACAGTGACCTTGGTGATATTGTATTTTTTATGGACATGGAATGATTTATTGCTCCCTACGATCATTATCAGTGATGAGAGTTTAAGAACAATCACAGTAAATCTGTATATGTTTAAGACAACGACGAATGCGCAGTGGAATCTATTAATTGCCGGATTGACGGTGAGCATGATACCTATTATAGTTATTTATATCGCAGGACAAAAGTATATTACTAGCGGTCTGACGGCAGGCGCAGTGAAATGA
- a CDS encoding carbohydrate ABC transporter permease has translation MSNYLNKKNKKFYLLLVVPSLVFYGIAIIWPLLFETIPSSFYNWNLIKGTKIFNGFTNYVKLFRDKTFIHAIVFTVLLGIASILISNVAGFLIAYLLDSKIRWKGVTRSLFFIPNIISGVMVSFVWLFLFTGVIPSFAKMVHLNKIAEVSWFGDAKMAAIAVLLVTTWQEIGFLMMLYIAGLQTIPKDIIEAALLDGCTGIKKIFHIQLPLLMPTITINLFVSISGAFKAFDIPLSLTRGGPANSTQTIALNIYNDAFGAFKTGYASAKSMVLFLMVCVIAMIQLTLTRRREVQL, from the coding sequence ATGTCGAATTATTTAAATAAGAAAAATAAGAAGTTCTATCTATTACTTGTGGTCCCTTCTCTTGTATTCTATGGAATAGCCATTATATGGCCGTTATTATTTGAAACCATACCATCTTCATTCTATAACTGGAATCTGATTAAAGGGACAAAAATATTTAATGGATTTACAAACTACGTTAAATTGTTTAGGGATAAGACATTTATACATGCGATTGTTTTTACTGTGCTGCTTGGCATTGCATCTATCCTCATATCTAATGTTGCGGGATTCCTGATTGCTTACTTGTTAGATTCAAAGATTCGATGGAAAGGTGTCACACGTTCACTCTTTTTTATACCAAACATAATAAGTGGAGTTATGGTTTCTTTTGTATGGCTCTTTCTATTTACAGGAGTAATACCAAGTTTTGCGAAAATGGTGCACTTGAATAAAATTGCGGAGGTCAGCTGGTTTGGTGATGCAAAAATGGCTGCTATTGCAGTGTTGCTGGTAACAACATGGCAGGAAATAGGATTTCTAATGATGCTTTATATTGCCGGACTTCAGACAATCCCCAAAGATATTATAGAAGCAGCACTATTAGACGGCTGCACGGGAATTAAGAAAATCTTTCATATTCAATTGCCCCTATTGATGCCTACTATTACAATTAACCTGTTCGTATCTATATCAGGAGCATTTAAAGCCTTTGATATTCCGCTTTCACTGACAAGAGGCGGCCCGGCAAACAGTACACAGACCATTGCATTAAATATTTACAATGATGCATTTGGAGCTTTTAAAACAGGATATGCATCAGCAAAATCTATGGTGCTATTTCTGATGGTGTGTGTCATAGCTATGATTCAGTTGACTTTGACTAGAAGAAGGGAGGTCCAACTTTGA
- a CDS encoding ABC transporter substrate-binding protein has product MKKKIISLLLMVTMSATLFACGSVDGKSSQNSEKSRSKESMSDKSGKTPVKMAVWGSGAAENHKKAAEAFNAAHDNIEFDVEMQTGDYNQFLGAKVASDDLPDLFWLNPYSQVQEFAKNDRIMDLSDQDFIPEIYDFAKEASSYEGKVYAYPLEIEMLGIFYNQDLFEKAGITEVPETFSELKDVCAKLNEKNITPFAATYQESWTLNHLFSCLQGTAVGDYKTWINDMNEGKGSFKNKNSDREFEFMDLMKENSGSNYMDADSTSGFNAFASGEAAMILTGEFSLLNAESIDPNLKAGLFAVPLTDDPQDAKLDVDVGICVVVNKNTKHPDEVKEVLKFLNDPENGWGSYTRNTMGSSVAPMDCDSKLSYPYLDDYNQYMRDNQIKPWVYLQLESGANDLIGPAIQGYFSGITDEKQTLADLDTKYSELLE; this is encoded by the coding sequence ATGAAAAAGAAAATAATAAGTCTTCTGCTTATGGTGACAATGAGCGCAACTCTGTTTGCTTGTGGAAGTGTTGATGGGAAATCCAGCCAAAACTCAGAGAAATCAAGATCGAAAGAAAGTATGTCGGATAAATCAGGGAAAACACCTGTGAAGATGGCAGTGTGGGGATCTGGAGCAGCGGAGAATCATAAAAAGGCTGCGGAAGCTTTTAACGCTGCGCATGATAATATTGAATTCGATGTAGAGATGCAGACCGGAGATTATAATCAGTTTTTGGGCGCAAAGGTGGCATCAGATGACTTGCCTGATTTATTTTGGCTCAATCCATATTCACAAGTTCAGGAATTTGCTAAGAATGATAGAATTATGGATTTAAGCGATCAGGACTTTATACCTGAAATCTATGATTTTGCAAAGGAAGCATCTAGCTATGAGGGAAAGGTGTATGCATATCCCTTGGAAATTGAAATGCTCGGAATATTCTATAACCAGGATTTATTTGAGAAGGCGGGAATTACCGAAGTACCGGAAACATTTTCAGAATTAAAGGATGTATGTGCGAAGTTAAATGAAAAAAATATTACGCCTTTTGCTGCAACTTATCAGGAAAGCTGGACTTTGAATCATCTGTTCAGTTGCCTTCAGGGAACTGCAGTTGGGGATTATAAGACATGGATCAATGATATGAATGAAGGAAAAGGAAGCTTTAAGAATAAAAATTCTGACAGAGAATTTGAGTTTATGGATTTGATGAAAGAAAATTCAGGGAGCAATTATATGGACGCGGATTCAACTTCAGGGTTTAATGCGTTTGCTTCAGGAGAAGCAGCCATGATTCTGACAGGAGAGTTTTCTCTATTAAACGCTGAAAGTATTGATCCCAATTTAAAGGCAGGTTTGTTCGCAGTACCTTTGACGGATGACCCTCAGGATGCAAAACTGGATGTTGATGTAGGGATCTGCGTGGTCGTAAATAAAAACACAAAACATCCGGATGAAGTAAAAGAAGTTTTAAAGTTTTTGAATGATCCTGAAAATGGATGGGGTAGTTATACAAGAAATACAATGGGAAGTTCAGTAGCACCCATGGATTGCGATTCAAAATTGTCCTATCCATATCTTGATGATTACAATCAATACATGAGAGATAATCAGATCAAACCATGGGTTTATCTGCAGCTGGAGTCCGGAGCGAATGATCTGATAGGTCCTGCAATTCAGGGATACTTCTCTGGAATTACGGATGAAAAGCAGACGCTTGCAGATTTAGATACAAAATATTCGGAACTTTTAGAGTAA
- a CDS encoding MATE family efflux transporter, whose protein sequence is MLEKKISIGKSKWKQDIDMLTGKPVKLVMLFSLPLVFGNIFQQLYYITDAVIVGKFINIQALAAVNSCSWVIWLFNAIARDLSSTLSILVSYNVGKDNRDRLKKIVGNAGTLTLILALTLTILVESNLKLIFQIFKVPSEILAMTRDYFFIIFLGIPFIFIYNVAVALLRGIGNSKITLYAISTSTIINVGLDLLFIVGFGWGVKGGAIATVIAQFMAMLIALVPLCKSSMFPRQRSDWKLEQKLMRQIAELWLPMLVNSAVISLGGSLVSSQVNAIGPFFTAGVSSATKIFTLLESVIMAIQTGLSVFIGQNLGAGKIKRVKKGVYQIILVALIITAVLNIFVQIFAPQLANIFLLRTDELYDQTLRVTVTNVRVTTLGMFIMTPMYLYRVAIQTLGHPKYPMYAAFLQLAARAFSIFVLSIYIGEYAYYLATVLAWLVTLPVVAIPYNKNIRDLERRSRPFLE, encoded by the coding sequence GTGTTAGAGAAAAAGATTAGTATCGGGAAATCCAAATGGAAACAGGACATTGATATGCTTACAGGCAAGCCAGTGAAACTGGTAATGCTCTTTTCCCTGCCGTTGGTGTTCGGGAATATTTTCCAGCAATTGTATTATATTACCGACGCTGTTATTGTCGGAAAATTTATTAATATTCAGGCTCTGGCAGCGGTTAACAGTTGTTCTTGGGTTATCTGGCTCTTCAATGCTATTGCCCGGGATTTATCGAGTACACTCAGCATTCTGGTTTCTTATAATGTTGGAAAAGACAATCGTGACCGACTTAAAAAAATCGTCGGGAACGCTGGAACACTTACTCTTATTCTTGCACTTACATTGACAATCCTAGTCGAAAGCAATTTGAAACTAATTTTCCAAATATTTAAAGTACCCTCAGAGATTCTAGCGATGACGCGAGATTACTTTTTCATAATATTTCTGGGCATTCCGTTTATTTTCATCTATAATGTTGCTGTCGCACTATTGCGTGGGATTGGAAACAGTAAGATTACTCTTTATGCCATCAGTACCTCGACTATCATTAATGTCGGTTTGGATCTGTTGTTTATTGTGGGCTTTGGCTGGGGTGTCAAAGGCGGTGCCATTGCAACTGTTATTGCACAGTTCATGGCGATGTTGATTGCTCTAGTGCCACTTTGCAAAAGCTCGATGTTCCCTCGACAGCGATCTGATTGGAAACTTGAACAGAAACTGATGCGGCAAATTGCAGAACTTTGGCTTCCAATGCTGGTCAACAGTGCGGTGATTTCCTTAGGCGGAAGTCTCGTATCTAGTCAGGTGAATGCAATCGGTCCCTTTTTTACGGCCGGTGTTTCCTCGGCGACGAAGATTTTTACTTTACTGGAATCTGTAATTATGGCGATCCAGACTGGACTTTCCGTATTTATCGGACAGAACTTGGGTGCCGGCAAGATCAAAAGAGTTAAAAAAGGCGTATATCAGATTATCTTGGTGGCTTTAATCATCACGGCAGTTCTAAACATTTTTGTACAGATTTTTGCACCACAGTTGGCGAACATTTTCCTCTTGCGGACAGATGAACTATATGATCAGACGCTGCGTGTTACAGTTACAAATGTGCGAGTGACAACATTAGGCATGTTTATAATGACACCAATGTACTTATACCGAGTCGCAATTCAGACTCTGGGCCATCCGAAATATCCAATGTACGCAGCTTTTCTGCAACTTGCGGCACGAGCCTTCTCGATCTTTGTCCTGTCTATTTATATCGGTGAATATGCATATTATCTGGCAACGGTGCTGGCATGGCTTGTGACTTTGCCGGTCGTTGCAATTCCTTACAATAAAAATATTCGGGATTTGGAAAGAAGGTCACGGCCATTTCTGGAATAA
- a CDS encoding cupin domain-containing protein, producing MEQKYLKNFYVDKASDIAARAQFDDNGFAKAELLPGIYKDGITSYKCFLKAGHRISPELFSDKSVIIFFGKGQGELIDCDGKHQITEVAFYVPYMEKEEYEIHAIEDMEFVLNIVEMNQSDMAAFNRWHIRLPYFRLHSECIQYIQDCKGPNTEARMILCPKWMGRVILGTTRAIGEGTVEAGHPKVHQWNYCVGASDFHMSVGYKAKNNMETVSQQAGDWSFIPAGADHDLVADPDKEVYYIWFEHYADEKAMDKM from the coding sequence ATGGAACAAAAATATTTAAAGAATTTTTATGTTGATAAAGCATCAGATATAGCTGCCCGGGCTCAGTTCGATGATAATGGTTTTGCAAAAGCAGAGCTTTTACCAGGGATCTATAAAGACGGTATTACCAGTTATAAATGTTTCTTAAAAGCAGGACATCGAATTTCTCCGGAACTCTTTAGCGATAAGAGTGTAATTATATTCTTTGGCAAAGGGCAAGGGGAACTAATTGATTGCGACGGTAAGCATCAAATTACAGAAGTGGCATTCTATGTACCCTACATGGAGAAAGAAGAATATGAGATTCATGCGATTGAGGACATGGAGTTTGTATTAAATATTGTTGAAATGAACCAGAGTGATATGGCGGCGTTTAATAGATGGCATATTCGTCTTCCGTATTTCCGCCTGCACAGTGAATGCATACAATATATTCAGGATTGTAAAGGACCAAACACTGAAGCACGGATGATTCTCTGCCCCAAATGGATGGGCCGTGTGATTCTGGGGACAACCCGGGCCATTGGTGAGGGAACGGTCGAAGCCGGGCATCCCAAGGTTCATCAGTGGAACTATTGCGTAGGGGCATCAGACTTTCATATGAGTGTCGGTTATAAAGCAAAGAACAATATGGAAACTGTTTCACAGCAGGCCGGTGATTGGAGCTTTATACCAGCTGGTGCTGATCATGATTTGGTGGCAGATCCGGATAAAGAGGTTTACTATATCTGGTTTGAACATTATGCGGATGAAAAGGCAATGGATAAGATGTAA
- a CDS encoding cupin domain-containing protein has protein sequence MSQFYIARAAEIEKQYDARGFAITELLADSHDGSVRNYKGFLKAGSEIKPELSKDKVVIYMFGKGSGYVADCDKVHNIEEKVSFYFPNFDQNPYRIHAFEDMEFVKSVVTMDDYDWDDYQHSHIRLPYFRSLSQCVRYDQDCKGANTTSWHVLNPKQLGHVIIGVVRAVGEGTDEKGHPAVHQWNYCLGNADFELTVDGESTQTKSGDWSFIPAGPDHSLMAKSGQEVFYVWYEQYSRGAGDYIVKLAKGEME, from the coding sequence ATGAGTCAGTTTTATATTGCTCGGGCAGCGGAAATTGAAAAACAGTACGATGCACGAGGGTTTGCCATTACTGAGCTTTTAGCTGATAGTCATGATGGAAGTGTCCGAAATTATAAGGGCTTTTTAAAGGCTGGAAGCGAGATCAAACCGGAACTAAGCAAGGACAAAGTTGTCATTTACATGTTCGGAAAAGGAAGCGGCTATGTCGCCGATTGTGACAAGGTGCATAATATTGAGGAAAAAGTAAGTTTTTATTTTCCGAATTTTGATCAGAATCCTTATCGTATACATGCTTTTGAGGATATGGAGTTTGTCAAATCAGTTGTGACGATGGATGATTATGATTGGGACGATTATCAGCATTCTCATATTCGTTTGCCTTATTTTCGTTCGCTTAGTCAATGTGTCCGATATGATCAGGACTGCAAAGGAGCAAATACAACATCCTGGCATGTGCTCAATCCAAAACAGCTAGGACACGTTATCATAGGTGTTGTTCGTGCTGTTGGTGAAGGTACCGATGAAAAAGGGCATCCGGCTGTTCATCAATGGAATTATTGCCTGGGGAATGCTGATTTTGAGCTCACTGTAGACGGAGAAAGTACGCAGACCAAATCTGGTGATTGGAGTTTTATCCCGGCAGGTCCAGATCACAGTTTAATGGCTAAATCGGGACAGGAAGTATTTTACGTGTGGTATGAACAGTATAGCAGAGGAGCAGGGGACTATATTGTAAAGCTGGCGAAAGGCGAAATGGAATAA
- a CDS encoding ABC transporter substrate-binding protein produces the protein MKKIKTIALLMTMLMAVSAFGGCGSSDKDDGKKQTTVVKSNVKSESTDIKKLPAGSIDLTVMLPLGQWTDNFDVLVDSYKADHPEIGEITATFPSSDKYEDLLVSALSAGELPNIITLGYGIRRESWWQYCEDLSTGCEAYNLLTKEQIANGTNGDYGMQVLPVVIEGTGILYNTRILKETGWDHTPQTRDELLQYCKDLKAKGVQPFMMPWAETYLNLFNNVGNYWLLNKEDGGKETLDKLLNGEDVGLDKDPEMAELLDTYEDILMPFAQEGAVSADKWTCRNAFFAEECAMLVGEGSYETPNIQNSNPKMLDYVKQDILPVSNDADKNKMAIASIAISVTKNDDPNVVACTKDFASYLASSEDARIWHQETMGSPTAIESLEVSDKMPAIAKDVVELVKAGKGVENVYVYMPSSIYTDMEENWAKYVSGVSSRKDFLQRYQQIFNDYKDGIYG, from the coding sequence ATGAAGAAAATCAAAACTATAGCATTATTAATGACAATGCTTATGGCAGTTTCTGCTTTTGGCGGATGTGGTTCATCTGACAAGGATGACGGAAAGAAGCAGACAACTGTCGTTAAAAGCAATGTGAAATCGGAGAGCACCGATATCAAAAAACTTCCGGCGGGTTCCATCGATCTGACAGTAATGTTGCCTTTGGGACAATGGACCGACAACTTTGATGTTTTGGTTGATTCTTACAAAGCAGATCATCCGGAAATTGGCGAGATTACCGCAACCTTCCCCAGCTCAGATAAATATGAGGATTTATTGGTCTCGGCGCTTTCTGCGGGGGAACTGCCGAATATCATAACGCTGGGGTACGGTATTCGCCGTGAAAGTTGGTGGCAGTATTGTGAAGATCTAAGCACTGGTTGTGAAGCATATAATCTCCTGACCAAAGAGCAGATCGCCAATGGAACGAATGGAGACTATGGCATGCAGGTGTTACCAGTGGTCATTGAGGGCACAGGGATTCTTTACAATACCCGTATTTTGAAAGAGACTGGTTGGGACCACACCCCGCAGACTAGGGATGAACTGCTGCAGTATTGCAAAGATCTGAAGGCAAAAGGTGTTCAGCCCTTTATGATGCCTTGGGCGGAAACCTATTTAAACCTGTTTAACAACGTTGGGAATTACTGGTTATTGAATAAAGAAGATGGCGGTAAAGAGACGCTCGATAAATTATTGAATGGTGAAGATGTTGGCTTGGATAAAGATCCGGAGATGGCTGAATTGCTGGATACATATGAAGATATATTAATGCCCTTTGCTCAGGAGGGTGCAGTTTCGGCTGATAAGTGGACTTGCAGGAATGCTTTCTTTGCTGAGGAGTGTGCAATGTTGGTTGGTGAAGGATCTTATGAAACCCCGAATATCCAGAACTCCAATCCGAAGATGCTTGATTATGTGAAACAGGATATTCTTCCAGTTTCAAATGATGCCGACAAGAATAAAATGGCTATTGCTTCCATTGCTATCAGTGTTACAAAAAATGATGATCCAAACGTTGTTGCTTGTACGAAAGATTTTGCCAGCTATCTTGCTTCATCCGAAGATGCGAGAATATGGCATCAGGAAACCATGGGAAGTCCGACAGCAATTGAAAGTCTGGAGGTTTCAGATAAAATGCCGGCCATTGCCAAAGATGTTGTTGAATTAGTAAAAGCCGGTAAGGGTGTAGAGAATGTATATGTGTATATGCCGTCTTCGATTTATACGGATATGGAAGAGAACTGGGCGAAGTATGTTTCTGGTGTATCTTCGCGTAAAGATTTCCTGCAACGTTATCAGCAGATCTTTAACGATTACAAGGACGGGATTTACGGTTAA
- a CDS encoding carbohydrate ABC transporter permease: MKKSQRVNIFFSLLFIMVSCFVVLIPLYFTVLNAFKPNAEITESIAALPKNPTLQNFMTAWKRLDYPKVLGNTLIITIFSALGTVILSGMTGYWLARHRNWFTKLCFGLILCGMCVPFQCIMITFAKMIGVLNMGNHFLGVIISNWTFSLPMSIFLVTGAVKVLPLEIEESAIIDGCSAFTLYWRIVFPLTKGTTFTIVSLEVLKYWNNYLMTQFILTKPQKRTIQIAMMSLFNEALFSWDVAVAAVTLSILPLFIFFIAAQKQVLSSVTVGAVKG, translated from the coding sequence TTGAAGAAGAGTCAAAGAGTGAATATCTTTTTTTCCTTGCTGTTTATTATGGTCAGTTGTTTTGTTGTACTGATTCCCTTATACTTTACTGTTTTGAATGCTTTTAAGCCAAACGCAGAAATTACTGAAAGCATTGCCGCGCTGCCTAAAAATCCAACCTTGCAGAATTTTATGACTGCATGGAAGCGTCTGGATTATCCTAAAGTGCTAGGCAATACATTGATCATAACCATCTTTTCTGCTCTTGGGACAGTCATTTTGAGTGGTATGACCGGATATTGGCTTGCTCGCCATCGAAACTGGTTCACTAAGCTATGTTTTGGCCTGATTCTCTGTGGTATGTGTGTACCGTTTCAGTGTATCATGATTACTTTTGCGAAAATGATCGGTGTGCTTAATATGGGCAATCATTTTCTTGGGGTTATTATCAGTAATTGGACTTTTTCTCTGCCGATGTCGATTTTTTTGGTAACCGGTGCGGTCAAGGTACTACCCTTGGAAATCGAAGAATCTGCTATTATAGATGGCTGTTCTGCGTTTACTCTCTACTGGCGGATTGTGTTTCCACTGACTAAAGGTACAACTTTTACCATCGTGTCGTTGGAGGTGCTGAAGTACTGGAATAACTATCTGATGACTCAGTTTATTCTGACTAAACCGCAGAAGCGGACGATCCAAATCGCAATGATGTCCTTATTCAATGAAGCACTGTTTTCTTGGGATGTGGCGGTTGCGGCGGTTACGTTATCAATCCTGCCATTGTTCATTTTCTTTATTGCCGCACAGAAACAGGTACTCAGCAGTGTTACCGTAGGGGCAGTCAAGGGGTAG
- a CDS encoding carbohydrate ABC transporter permease gives MNNEKSSKFQKNIKNFGNYTLFIGPAMLVFTLLFLIPLVSELFYSFTNWNGINPTYKFIGIQNYARSLKDKTYWTSFWFTIKFSVVVVVFSNLIGFAWAYVLSGDIPLKNFWRALIYAPRIIGGVVLGFLWRFIFQNVFVQFGKWSGIKWFAQEWFTTPESSFWALVIVMIWSLSGYLMIIYNSGIAAISKDYYEAAIVDGATRWQMLRSITIPLLRGTITRCLFIAINWAMLLYDTNLSLTNGNPYRTSEGVMMNIYATAFRSNQMAYGAAKSVLFVLILVIISFGQMKLTSRNEVELS, from the coding sequence TTGAATAATGAAAAATCCAGTAAATTTCAAAAGAACATTAAAAACTTTGGTAATTATACATTGTTCATAGGACCGGCTATGTTGGTATTCACATTGCTGTTTTTAATACCATTAGTGAGCGAATTATTTTACTCTTTTACAAACTGGAATGGAATTAATCCGACTTATAAGTTCATTGGAATTCAAAATTATGCAAGATCGCTAAAAGATAAAACCTACTGGACATCCTTCTGGTTTACAATTAAATTTTCCGTTGTGGTTGTAGTGTTTTCCAACCTAATTGGTTTCGCCTGGGCTTATGTTTTGTCTGGTGACATTCCCCTTAAGAATTTCTGGCGGGCACTGATTTATGCACCACGTATCATTGGGGGTGTTGTGTTGGGCTTTCTGTGGCGGTTTATTTTCCAGAACGTTTTTGTTCAGTTTGGAAAATGGAGTGGAATCAAGTGGTTCGCTCAGGAATGGTTCACAACTCCGGAATCATCTTTCTGGGCACTGGTAATTGTCATGATTTGGTCACTGTCAGGATATCTGATGATTATTTACAATTCTGGTATTGCCGCAATATCCAAAGATTATTATGAGGCGGCTATCGTTGACGGCGCAACTCGTTGGCAGATGTTGCGTTCCATTACAATTCCACTTTTACGGGGCACAATAACACGGTGTTTATTTATCGCTATTAACTGGGCGATGCTGCTGTATGATACCAATCTCTCCCTTACAAACGGTAACCCCTATCGAACTTCGGAGGGCGTAATGATGAATATCTATGCAACTGCCTTCAGGAGTAACCAGATGGCATATGGAGCGGCTAAATCTGTTCTTTTCGTCTTGATTCTGGTGATTATCTCTTTCGGTCAGATGAAGCTTACTTCTAGAAATGAGGTGGAGTTGTCTTGA